Sequence from the Schaalia sp. 19OD2882 genome:
CCGCCTCCTCGGCTTCTGACACCCACCCCACATGGCAGGTCAGGTACAACATCGCCCCCTCACAGCCGGTCCTCGTCGTCATGGGACGCATGGCTCCGCCCTCGTCGTCGGCACAGACGCCGGATGCCGCCGCGCCCGTGCGCAAACTGCGTCCCCTCCAATGGGGGCTGGTTCCACACTGGGCGAAGACGTCGACCCGGCCCCTCATCAATGCGCGCAGTGAGACTGTCCTGGACAAGCCGACATTCCGTCGCGCCATCCGATCCCAACGATGCCTGGTCCCCGCCAACGGCTACTTCGAATGGCAGGTCGGTGGCGCCCCCGACGGACGCGGCAAACAACCGTGGTTCATCTCCGCAGGTCCGGGCGACCCCGTCTTCGCCTTCGCGGGCATCTACGAGGCCTGGCGGGACCCGGTGGATCCGGATGGGCAGTGGCTGCTCACCTGCGCGATCCTCACCCGCGCCACCCCACCCGGGCTGGATGCCATCCACGAGCGCACGCCACTGGTTGTCCCACCTCACTCGTGGGACCAGTGGCTGGACCCGATGGTCACCTCCAAGGACCGGGTGGCGCACCTCATGGCCCGGATTCCGCAGGCCAAGCTGGAAACGCGCGCTGTCGGCACTGCGGTGGGAAACGTGCGCAGCCAGGGTCCGGACCTCGTCCGCCCTGTTGACGAGTGGGCGTGAGGAGCCGCCGCCGGACTACAGTGACCGGGCGGCCGACGCCGCGCCCCAGTGGGCACAGGTCGGCCGCAAGACCACGACCACGGGGAATCCCGTCGGTGACGCACGTCCACACGACCGGCTCGGCCCACCCGGCAGAGCCTGCAAGGAAGGAACTCCGTGAGCATCCTCGAACGGAGCACGGCCGGGACACCCGCGCCCGCCGGCACAGCCGGGACCGCAGCCGACAGTGATGCCACTGTCGGCGGGCGCAGGCCCCGCAGGTTCTCGACCAGACACCTGTCGATGATGGCCCTGGGCAGCGCGATCGGTGCCGGCTTCTTCCTGGGGACGGGCATCGCCGTGTCGAATGCGGGGCCCGCGGTCCTCATCTCGTACGTGCTGGCGGCCTTCATCGCCGTGTCCGTCATGTTCGCCCTGGCCGAGCTCGCCTCGGCCCTGCCGTCGACAGGGTCCTTCTCGACCTACGCGGAGGTCGGCATCGGTCGCTGGGCAGGGTTCACCGTCGGATGGTTGTACTGGGTCATGCTCATCATGGTCCTGGGTCTGGAGGTCACGGGCGCGGCGGCCTACTTCGTCGGATGGTTCCCGCAGGTGCCGCAGTGGGTGGTGGCCCTGGTCATCGTCGTCGTCCTGGGCGGCGTGAACCTGCTGGCCGCAGGTGATTTCGGTGAGATCGAAGCGTGGATGGCCGGGCTGAAGGTCGCCGCGATCCTCGTCTTCCTGGTGATCGGCGTCGCTCTGGTGACAGGGCTGCTGCCCGGGCGCAGCGCACCCGTGGGTGAGGTCGTCCTGGGGCACGGGGGCTGGATCCCCAACGGCCTACCGGGTGTGGCCGTGAGTCTTCTGGCCATCATCACCTCCTTCGGCGGCATCGAAATCGTCACCATTGCCGCCGCCGAGGCCGAGGACGCCCGCGCCGCCATGAGCCGCGCGATCCGCTCGGTCATCGGACGCATCCTCGTCCTCTACGTCGGCTCGGTCCTGCTGCTGGTCGCCCTTCTTCCCTGGGATTCCGAGGAGATGCGCACCTCCCCGTTCGCGGCGATCCTGGACATGGCGGGGGTCCCTCACGTCGGAACGATCATGGAGGTGGTCGTCTTCGTCTCGCTGATCAGCGCATTCAGCGCGAATGTGTACTCCTCCTCGCGCATGGCGTATTCGCTGTCGGCGCGGGGCATGGGGGTGCGCTGGCTTCTGGGCGCCGGCGGGCGGCCCGCCACGCCGCAGACGGGTGGGCATCTGGGGCCTGTGGACGAGGCCGGGGCCGCGATGCTCGACGTGGTCCGCGACGAGGCCGGGACCGGCGACATCGCGCATGGCCGCACACCCAAACGCGCCGTCATGGTCTCGGTCTTCCTGGCACTGGTCTCGGCCGCCCTGAACTGGTACCTGCCGGATGTGATGCTCGCGTGGTTCCTCAATGCGGTCGGCATGGTGCTGCTGGTGGCGTGGGTGTTCATCGTCGTGTCCCACATTCGACTCTCTTCGCGTCTGGAGGCTGCGGGCATTGAACGGCTCCGGATGCCAGGCGCTCCGTGGACGTCGTGGCTGGTCCTGGTCGCGCTGGCCGGTCTGGCGGTCCTCATGGCCATGAATCCGGAAGGCCGCGCCCAGCTGCTGGCCATGGGAGTGCTCACCGCACTGGTCGTCGGAATCCACCACCTTCGGCAGTGGTGGTTGGCCCGCCACTGACAGGCGGGCCCGTGTGTGCGCTCCCCGGCGGGTCCTTGAACTTCGGCCTGTGGACGTCCTTTGTCGTCCACAGGCCCGCGCCGAGCCCGTGTCCAGATGTGGGCGGGTCGGGGCACCATGGGGGTCGAAGGCAAGGAGGTGGACATGTCCGGCAGAGGCAGACGGGGCGACGTGTTGGCCCTGGTCTTCCTCGCCGTCGCCCTTGTCACGGCACTGGGGCCGCCGCCTGCGGCAGACATGCTGGGACTCGGTCGCACCCTGGGGTGGACCCTGCCGCTGCCCTGGTCGGGGCCTGACCGGCCCGCCCTCGAACGCCTCCCCACCACCTCATGGTCACGGCAACTGCGAGCCCTGGAGGTGCGCGTACGCAGCCCAGCGCCCGCCTACCAGCGCGAAGCCTTCGGGCAGCGCTGGGCCGATGCGGACAGGAACGGGTGCGACACCCGCAATGACATCCTCGGCCGGGACTTGGCGCGTCCGCGCTTCAAAGCGGGGACCAACGACTGCGTGGTGGTGTCGGGAACCTTGGCCGAGCCCTACACCGGCGCGGTCGTCGAGTTCACCCGAGGAGCGGGCACCTCAGACATGGTCCAGGTGGACCACGTCGTGGCACTGGCCGACGCGTGGCGCTCAGGAGCATGGCAGTGGGATGCGGCCACGCGAGAGCGTTTCGCCAACGACCCGGAGAACCTGCTGGCAGTCGACGGGCGGGCCAACCGGGACAAGGGCGCCAGTTCCGCCGACGAATGGATGCCACCGGATGCGGCCTTCCACTGCACGTATGCGCGCACCCAGATCCAGGTCAAACACCGCTGGGCACTCAGCGTCACCGCGGCCGAGCGTGAGGCACTGGCTTCGGCGCTGCTCACCTGCCCGTCAAAGTGACGGCGGCTCCGGCGTTCACTCGTCGACTTCGAGGTCCACTGTCCAGTGGTCACCATCGGGACCCCAGGTCAGGCTGCCCCGGTAGCCCAGCTTCTCGCGGATCTTCGCCAGGGCTCCCGCCGATGCGCGGTCGTAGTGGGGTCGCAAAGGCTCGCTGTACCCGTCATTGGTCACCGAGACACCGTCGGAACGCAGAGTCACCTGCACATGTGAGGGACTTGAGTGGGCAACGGCATTCGCGCAGGCCTCACGGATGACGCGGGCCGACATGGTGGCGGCGGTGCCGGGGGTCGGGTCCCCCAGCCGGATCAGGTCAAGACGCACACCGGAGGCGGACAACAGTGAGCGCGCGGACTCCAACTCACTGTCCGGAATCGCAGTGCGGGTTGCGGAAACGACCCGCCGGATCTCGTCGTGGGCCGAACGCGAGATCGACAGGACCTCCTCCATGTGCTGACGCGCCTGTGGGCCCTGATCGGCTTCGAGCAGACGGCACGCAAGGTCGGAGTGCGCGACAATGCTGGTCAGGTCCTGCCACAGGGCGTCGTGCAGGTCCGCATTGGCCTGGGTGCGTTCCCTCTCGCGGGTCAGCGCCAAGCGGTGCTGGTCGTCAAGGCCCCGCTGGACCTCCAGGTCCATGCGATTGCGGGCAAGCAGGGTGAGGATGCCCGTCATGGTCACGCCCAGCAGAGGCAGGAAGCCGGCGGCCGGAACCACCATGGTCTCCACCGCGGCAATGGTGACCACCACCGCAATGGACGGCAAGGTCAGGCGTTTCGGGGACAGCAGGGCGGAAGTCGCGGCAAGGTAGCACAGCCACGCGATGCCGCCCGCACTGTCCAATTGCGCGTGCGTGAACACGGCGGCCACCTGCAGGACCAACATGAGCAGCGAGGTGAGGACGAATGTGCCCGTGCCGCTCTCATAGCGGGGAGCGGTGTCGTTGACCAGCCACGACGTGATGTAGACGGCGGCGAAGAAAATGATCTCGACCAACAGTGCCACGGCCCAACGCTCGTCCAGGCCGGCACTCGTCGCCGTCACGGCACTGGCCAGGAGCATGAAGAGGAAGGAGGAGGCCCACGCGAGACTGACCAGTCGTGACGGTCCCTTCGGCTCCTTGCGGGTGCGCCGCAGGGACTCGGATCGGCTGGTGACCGTCGTTCGACGCCTGGGCAGTGAGTCCTCCAGCGAAGGGGGGAAGTGCGTGCCGCTCACGTGGAATCCTTCCGACAGGTCGAGCCTACAGGTCGAAAGTCTGCGCGTGAACAGAGGTATGGGGAATGTGAGGACCCCGGAGCATCGCCGAGTGCGTGGCGCAGGTGGGCCCGGCGGGACCCGGGCTCACAGCCAGCCGGCCTCCGTGGCGATGCGCACCGCCTCGGCCCTGGTTCGCGCCCCGAGCTTCGTCATGATGGTCGACACGTGGTTGCGCACGGTTCCTTGCCCCAAGGCAAGGCTCGCCGCGATGTCCGCAATGGTTCCGCCCTCGGCCACAGCTCGAAGGACCTCCACTTCACGGTCGGTCAGCGGCGAGGTCCCCCGGGTCAAGGTCTCCACCGCCAAGGCCGGGTCGACGACCCTGCCTCCACGGGCCACTGTGCGCACCGCCGCTGCCAGCTGCTCCGAAGGGGCGTCCTTGACCAGGAATCCTACGGCGCCCGCGTCCAGGGCCCGCTGGACGTAGCCGGGCCGCCCGAAAGTCGTGAGCATGAGGACGCGGGTGCGGGGATGGCGTGTGCAGATCGCTTCGCAGGCGGTGATCCCGTCCAGGCCCGGCATCTCGATGTCCATGAGGACCACGTCGACACCACCACCCAGCTCCCCCAGGCGCTTGAGGGCCTCCTTCCCGTCCCCGGCCTGTCCGACCACATCGATGTCGCTCTCCAGTGAGAGCAGGGTCGCCAGGGCTTCTCGCACCATCTGCTGGTCGTCGACGACCAGCACATGAACACTGCCGCCTGCTGCCGGGGCCTGTCGCGTCGCGGTCGGGTCGGAACTCATCGAGGCTCCTCGGGTCCTGGCCCACCGTGGCGGGCTGTCGGTTCAAGTGTGTGGTTGCGTTCGGTTCCCATGTGCCGGTGGGGGATCACGATGGTGCCCCTCACCCGTCGAGCACGAGGTCCAGGACCCAGGAGTCGCCCTCGGGCCCCCACGTGAGGCGGCCCCTGCCGGCAACCCGGTCTGCCAGGCCCGCAAGACCCGAACCCGAGGCGGCGAACTCCGACGCCGGGCGCCTGGGGGACAAGACATCGGACAAGCGTCCCCGGCCCACCCCGTCATTGACCACTCGCACCCCGTTTGGACGCAGGGTCACCAGAACCAGGGAGGGGGAGGCATGTTTGAGGGCGTTGGTCGTGGCCTCGCGGATGACATGGGCCACCAGGGTCGAGGGCGTGCCCGGGGCGGGCTCACCTTGACGGATGACCTCCAGCCGCACGCCCGCCGCGCCCAGGAGCGTGCGGGCCGAGTCGATCTCCGTGGCGGGCAGCAGGGTCCGGTTGGCGGCAACGACGGCTCGGACGTCGGCCAGTGCAGTGCGGGTCAGGTCGGTGACCTCGTCGATCTGGGCCCGCGCCTCCTCCACACGCCCGGCGTCCAGCAGGCGACCCGTCAGGTCCAGCTTCACGCTGATGCCTGTCAGGCTCTGCCCCAGGATGTCGTGCAGGTCGGCACTGATGCGGGTGCGTTCCCTCTCCTGGGACAGGGCCAGGGCCTGCTGGGCCTCAACCTCGCGCATGCGCTGGCGGTCGGAGGCCTGCCTGCCCGTCATGGAGAAAATGGTCGTCACAGTGACGACCCCCAAGGGAACCAGACCCTCCTGCGGCCACACCAGGGTTTCGACGATGGCGATGGCCAGGAGCACCCCGAGTCCGGGAAACAGTGTGCGCCGCGGAAGCAGGAAGACGACAGGTGAAGCCACGTAACACAGCGTGTACACGCCACCCCAACCGCCGCCGTGGTCGATGAGCGCGGTCAGGGCCACCTGCAGGCCAAGGAGCAGCGCCAGCCACACCACCAGGGTCGTCGTGAGACGTTGACTCACCGGGGTGGCGTCATTGACCAGCCAGATGACGATGTACACCCCGCTGAGGGCCACGGACAGGGCGATGATCGCCGCCACGCGCGTCGACGGCGGGGACTGGAAGCCCTCGGCCATCGGGTAGACGAGGAATAGCAGGAAAGGGGCGGCCCACAGCAGGGAGACGATCCGGTGGACGGGCACACCCAAGAAGACTCGGGACTCGTGCGACTCCAGCGGGCCTGCACCCGGTGTCTCCCCGGGGGTGAGCGCCGACGCACCGGGTGCGTCGGCTGAGGCGGCGCCCGCGCGCCACTCGTGTGTCGACTTCGTCCTCACGCCCTCGTCCTCCTGGTTCCCTTCCGAACCCTATCGCGCCCGTGTCCCCGGGCATTGGGCCCGGGGACGGCAGGCATGTCACTCGGTGTCAGCGGGTCGTGTCCCTCGACTGGGCCCAGGCGGCGATTCCAGCCAGGACGACGCTCCACACCACGTAGTTGAGCAGCCAGCTCCACTCGAAGGTCTCCCAGCCGTACAGGGGAAGTTGTGCGATGTTGGCCAGACCGTGGAAGGGGGTGTAGGGGGCGATGGTCTTCCAGAAGGTGCCCATCTGCTCCAGCGGGATGAACAGCCCCGAAGCGAAGGAGCCGAGTACGGTGATGGCGCTGTTCAGGGCGAAGGCTCCGTCACTGCGCACCGCGAAGGCGCAGGCCAGGCCCAGGACCACCGGCAGGATGGACATTGCGATGATGACGACGAAGGAGACCAGCCAGGTGGTGGTGTACATGCGCGCCCCGGTCAGCAACCCCGCCGCGTAGGTGATGGCGATGACCACGGCGCTGACGACCAGCGTGGCCAACGTGCGTGCCGCGATCATGGACAAGGGCGAGACCGGGGTCAGCGCGTACAGGCGTGAGACGCCTGAGGTGCGTTCCAGTGCGATGACCGTTCCCATCGAGGAACTGGTCATGATCGTCCCGTAGACGGCCATGTTCACCAGGACCTTGGCGGCCACGTTCCCGTTGATGACCCACTGGTCGGAGTACTCCTGGCCTGCGCCGAACATGAGGTACATGAAGATGGGCAGGGCGATGGCGAAACCCATGGTGAAGGGGTTCGTGATCATCTTCCAGAAGGCGTACCACGACAGTGTGCCGAATCCTGTCCACCCGGAGCCGAGCGGGCGTTGGGTGGCAGCGGAAGGTTGGGGCAAGGGGCTCTGGATGGTGGTGGTCATGGTCGGATCCTTGTCTGTGAGGTGCGCATGCGCCGGGGGTCTGGAAGTCGTGGGGGCCGGTGTCAGGCCGTGAGTTGGGCGAAGGTGTCCTCCAGGGAGGAGGCGGTGATCTCCAGGTCGTGTGCGCCGTGGAGGGCCAGGAGGGCGCGGGCGACCTCATCCGTTTCGGGCCCCTGGACCTGCACCGCGACTTCGTCGTCGTGGATCCGCGTCCATGTGACCCGCAGGTCCGCGGCCCCGGGGACGAGGGCGAGGGCGGAGGCGGCCTCGGACCGGGTTCGCTCGGGAATGAGAATACGCAGGTGGCGTCCAGCGCTTGCGAGCCGCAACTCGTCGGTGGGGGCGTCGGCGATGATCCGCCCGTCCTTCATGATGACGGTGCGCTGGGCGAACTCTTCGGCCTCGGCAAGGTAGTGGGTGGCGAAGAGGATCGTGCGCCCCCGGTTGGCCTGGGCGCGCATGAGGGCCCAGAACTCGCGGCGGGCGGTTGCGTCCATACCGGCGGTGGGCTCGTCCAGCACCAGCAGCAGCGGGTCGGGCAGCAGGGCCAGGGCCAATCGCACGCGCTGCTGTTCGCCGCCGGAGAGCTTGCGGATGGGACGCTTGACCAGGCCGGTCAGGTGGGTCTCCTCGATGATGCGGGTCAGGTCGGACTTGGTGGAGTGGGTGGAGGCGAAGATCCTCAGGCACTGCTCAACCGTGTGCTCGGCCAACAGGGCACCGCTTTGGTGGACCACTCCCACGCAGGAGCGGCGGATGGCCTCACGGGGAGTCACGCCGAAGAGCTGCACCCGTCCTTCAGTGCTCCTTTGCAGTCCCAGGGCGATGTCGATGAGGGTCGTCTTTCCGGCCCCGTTCTTTCCCAGCAGGGCCACGATCTGGCCGCTGGGGACCGTCAGCGTGACATCGTCCACGGCAACAGTGGTGCCGAAGGTCTTGCGGACACCCGTCACGGACAGGGCGGGGACGGATTCGGGGGTGGTGGTGGGGGCAGGTGATGTGGGCGCCGACGAGCGGGCGTTGCGGTTCCTTTCCATGACTCAAGCATCCAATCGTGGCTGCTCGGCGCCCAGTGTCGTGTGGAAGGTGGGTGGCGGTGACATCCGTCAGGGGTGGGCTCGTGACCCTTGACGAGGGCGGCGCCCCATCCGAGGGCACCGGTGGCGGGAGGCGGTGTGCGCCGCAGCGCCGACCGGGGGACAATGGGGGCATGAGATTCGTCCTTCGACTTGTCGGAACGATGCTCGGCATCTGGGTGTCCACTCTGCTGGTGCCCGAGATCCACATCGCCCAGGGCACCACGCTGGTGAACTCCCTGTTGTTGCTGGCCGCGATCGCCCTGATCCTCACGCTGGTCAACTCCATCGTGCGTCCGGTGGTCAAGTTCTTCGCCTGGCCCCTGTACCTCATCACCTTCGGCCTCTTCGCCCTGGTCACCAACGCCCTGGTGTTCATGGCGGCAGGCTGGGCGTCCTCGTCACTGGGCGTCCCCTTCGAGGTCGGCTCCATGGGGACGGCGCTCCTGGGAGGCACGATCACCGCAGTCATCTCCGCGCTGACCGTGGCCCTCCTCGGAGAGGACAAGGGCAAGAAGAAGCACTGACCGACCCGGGCCCCTCCTCCCGGTGGGACGGGAGTGCACCCGACCTCGCCGCAGGGTAGGACTGAGGCATGGACACGCCCGAACTCCAGGTCCCCATCCGCCCGCAGGTCGCCGACCTGCCCCGCTACGTGCCGGGCAGGACCCTGCCTGGAGCTGCGAAGATCTCTTCGAACGAGATGCCCTTCCCGCCCTCGCACGCGGTTGTGGAGGCGGCGCTCGCGGCACTGACCGACGCCAACCGCTACCCGGACCTCGCGGCTGCACCCTTGCGGGCTGCGCTGGCCGCCCACATCGGGGTCGGGCAAGACCAGATCTGCGTGGGTACGGGATCCTCCGCGATTCTCCTGGCGGCCCTTGGCGCCGTGTGCGCGCCGGGTGAGACCGTCGTCCACCCGTGGCGCAGTTTCGAGTCCTATCCGATCGCCGTGCCCGCCTCGCACGCGATTCCTCGGCCTGTGCCGTTGCTGGCGGACGGGACCCACGACCTGGAGGGCATGCTCGAGGCGGCCTGCCGGGGGGCCCGCGCCGTCATCCTGTGCACGCCGAACAACCCGACTGGACCTGCCCTGACCTTCACCCAGGTCGCCGACTTCGTCGCCGAGGTGCCGGCCGACGTCCTGGTCCTCCTGGACGAGGCCTACATCGAGTTCGCCACCGCCCCCGACGTGCGTACCGGCGTGCCACTGGTCGCCGAGCACCCGAATGTACTGGTCATGCGGACTTTCTCGAAGGCCTACGCGCTGGCGGGCCTGCGGGTCGGATACGCCGTGGGTCATGCGGACCTCATCAGCGCAATTGGTGCGGTCCTGGTCCCCTTCGGGGTGTCCTCCGTGGCTCAGGCGGCAGCCGTTGCAGCGCTGGTCGACCAACAGGGGATGAGTGCGGCGGTGGCGGCTGTCGTGGCCGAGCGTGACCGGGTCGTCGGCGAACTGCGGGAGCTGGGTCTGGCCGTGCCGGACTCCCAGTCGAACTTCTACTGGCTGCCGGGCCTGGGCCGCGACTTCGTCCGGGCCTGTGCCGAGGTGGGACTGGTCGTCCGGCCCTTCCCCGAGGGAGTGCGCGTGAGTGTGGGCACGCCGGAGCACAACAACTCCTTGATCGAGGTTGCCCGCACCTTCATTGCCCGGTGAACGCCGCGGCCCGGCGCTGGTCCCGGCGGCGGGCCGTCAGGGACAGGCTGTCAGGAGACGATGAGCAGTGACCCGACGGCAAATGTCCACGCGATCTCGGCAAGACCGATGTGGATCGGGCGGATGGGGGAGTGGGTCGACTGCCACCACGGCAACAGGCCGCCGCGCAGCGCCAAACCCACCCACACCAGGAGCATCGCCCAGTGCAGGGTGCCAACGGCGACTGCCCAGGCGATTCCCGCACCTGTGACGAGGTGCCACCCGATCGTCGCCCACACCCAACGCGCATCGCGGCGCCCTCGGATCAGGGAGCGGACCAGGAACACCGTGCCCAGGAAGTAGGCGGCCAGCACGAAGGAGGCGACCCACGCGTGAGCCCAACCCGTGGGCTTCGCATCGATGAAGAGCCCGGTGTGCAGGGTCCATGTGGCCAACCGGTCCGGGCCCCACAGGACCTGCCACAACGCCTGGTCGACGCCCG
This genomic interval carries:
- a CDS encoding phage holin family protein; this encodes MRFVLRLVGTMLGIWVSTLLVPEIHIAQGTTLVNSLLLLAAIALILTLVNSIVRPVVKFFAWPLYLITFGLFALVTNALVFMAAGWASSSLGVPFEVGSMGTALLGGTITAVISALTVALLGEDKGKKKH
- a CDS encoding HNH endonuclease family protein, with product MSGRGRRGDVLALVFLAVALVTALGPPPAADMLGLGRTLGWTLPLPWSGPDRPALERLPTTSWSRQLRALEVRVRSPAPAYQREAFGQRWADADRNGCDTRNDILGRDLARPRFKAGTNDCVVVSGTLAEPYTGAVVEFTRGAGTSDMVQVDHVVALADAWRSGAWQWDAATRERFANDPENLLAVDGRANRDKGASSADEWMPPDAAFHCTYARTQIQVKHRWALSVTAAEREALASALLTCPSK
- a CDS encoding response regulator transcription factor gives rise to the protein MSSDPTATRQAPAAGGSVHVLVVDDQQMVREALATLLSLESDIDVVGQAGDGKEALKRLGELGGGVDVVLMDIEMPGLDGITACEAICTRHPRTRVLMLTTFGRPGYVQRALDAGAVGFLVKDAPSEQLAAAVRTVARGGRVVDPALAVETLTRGTSPLTDREVEVLRAVAEGGTIADIAASLALGQGTVRNHVSTIMTKLGARTRAEAVRIATEAGWL
- a CDS encoding ABC transporter permease → MTTTIQSPLPQPSAATQRPLGSGWTGFGTLSWYAFWKMITNPFTMGFAIALPIFMYLMFGAGQEYSDQWVINGNVAAKVLVNMAVYGTIMTSSSMGTVIALERTSGVSRLYALTPVSPLSMIAARTLATLVVSAVVIAITYAAGLLTGARMYTTTWLVSFVVIIAMSILPVVLGLACAFAVRSDGAFALNSAITVLGSFASGLFIPLEQMGTFWKTIAPYTPFHGLANIAQLPLYGWETFEWSWLLNYVVWSVVLAGIAAWAQSRDTTR
- a CDS encoding sensor histidine kinase, with the protein product MRTKSTHEWRAGAASADAPGASALTPGETPGAGPLESHESRVFLGVPVHRIVSLLWAAPFLLFLVYPMAEGFQSPPSTRVAAIIALSVALSGVYIVIWLVNDATPVSQRLTTTLVVWLALLLGLQVALTALIDHGGGWGGVYTLCYVASPVVFLLPRRTLFPGLGVLLAIAIVETLVWPQEGLVPLGVVTVTTIFSMTGRQASDRQRMREVEAQQALALSQERERTRISADLHDILGQSLTGISVKLDLTGRLLDAGRVEEARAQIDEVTDLTRTALADVRAVVAANRTLLPATEIDSARTLLGAAGVRLEVIRQGEPAPGTPSTLVAHVIREATTNALKHASPSLVLVTLRPNGVRVVNDGVGRGRLSDVLSPRRPASEFAASGSGLAGLADRVAGRGRLTWGPEGDSWVLDLVLDG
- a CDS encoding ABC transporter ATP-binding protein codes for the protein MERNRNARSSAPTSPAPTTTPESVPALSVTGVRKTFGTTVAVDDVTLTVPSGQIVALLGKNGAGKTTLIDIALGLQRSTEGRVQLFGVTPREAIRRSCVGVVHQSGALLAEHTVEQCLRIFASTHSTKSDLTRIIEETHLTGLVKRPIRKLSGGEQQRVRLALALLPDPLLLVLDEPTAGMDATARREFWALMRAQANRGRTILFATHYLAEAEEFAQRTVIMKDGRIIADAPTDELRLASAGRHLRILIPERTRSEAASALALVPGAADLRVTWTRIHDDEVAVQVQGPETDEVARALLALHGAHDLEITASSLEDTFAQLTA
- the hisC gene encoding histidinol-phosphate transaminase; the encoded protein is MDTPELQVPIRPQVADLPRYVPGRTLPGAAKISSNEMPFPPSHAVVEAALAALTDANRYPDLAAAPLRAALAAHIGVGQDQICVGTGSSAILLAALGAVCAPGETVVHPWRSFESYPIAVPASHAIPRPVPLLADGTHDLEGMLEAACRGARAVILCTPNNPTGPALTFTQVADFVAEVPADVLVLLDEAYIEFATAPDVRTGVPLVAEHPNVLVMRTFSKAYALAGLRVGYAVGHADLISAIGAVLVPFGVSSVAQAAAVAALVDQQGMSAAVAAVVAERDRVVGELRELGLAVPDSQSNFYWLPGLGRDFVRACAEVGLVVRPFPEGVRVSVGTPEHNNSLIEVARTFIAR
- a CDS encoding histidine kinase, with amino-acid sequence MSGTHFPPSLEDSLPRRRTTVTSRSESLRRTRKEPKGPSRLVSLAWASSFLFMLLASAVTATSAGLDERWAVALLVEIIFFAAVYITSWLVNDTAPRYESGTGTFVLTSLLMLVLQVAAVFTHAQLDSAGGIAWLCYLAATSALLSPKRLTLPSIAVVVTIAAVETMVVPAAGFLPLLGVTMTGILTLLARNRMDLEVQRGLDDQHRLALTRERERTQANADLHDALWQDLTSIVAHSDLACRLLEADQGPQARQHMEEVLSISRSAHDEIRRVVSATRTAIPDSELESARSLLSASGVRLDLIRLGDPTPGTAATMSARVIREACANAVAHSSPSHVQVTLRSDGVSVTNDGYSEPLRPHYDRASAGALAKIREKLGYRGSLTWGPDGDHWTVDLEVDE
- a CDS encoding amino acid permease translates to MSMMALGSAIGAGFFLGTGIAVSNAGPAVLISYVLAAFIAVSVMFALAELASALPSTGSFSTYAEVGIGRWAGFTVGWLYWVMLIMVLGLEVTGAAAYFVGWFPQVPQWVVALVIVVVLGGVNLLAAGDFGEIEAWMAGLKVAAILVFLVIGVALVTGLLPGRSAPVGEVVLGHGGWIPNGLPGVAVSLLAIITSFGGIEIVTIAAAEAEDARAAMSRAIRSVIGRILVLYVGSVLLLVALLPWDSEEMRTSPFAAILDMAGVPHVGTIMEVVVFVSLISAFSANVYSSSRMAYSLSARGMGVRWLLGAGGRPATPQTGGHLGPVDEAGAAMLDVVRDEAGTGDIAHGRTPKRAVMVSVFLALVSAALNWYLPDVMLAWFLNAVGMVLLVAWVFIVVSHIRLSSRLEAAGIERLRMPGAPWTSWLVLVALAGLAVLMAMNPEGRAQLLAMGVLTALVVGIHHLRQWWLARH
- a CDS encoding SOS response-associated peptidase encodes the protein MCGRFSLFADDAELVGLFDIDLVEGVDAASSASDTHPTWQVRYNIAPSQPVLVVMGRMAPPSSSAQTPDAAAPVRKLRPLQWGLVPHWAKTSTRPLINARSETVLDKPTFRRAIRSQRCLVPANGYFEWQVGGAPDGRGKQPWFISAGPGDPVFAFAGIYEAWRDPVDPDGQWLLTCAILTRATPPGLDAIHERTPLVVPPHSWDQWLDPMVTSKDRVAHLMARIPQAKLETRAVGTAVGNVRSQGPDLVRPVDEWA